In one window of Haladaptatus sp. QDMS2 DNA:
- a CDS encoding SDR family NAD(P)-dependent oxidoreductase has translation MRLANKTAFITGAGSGLGRAIAERFAAEGATIVGADVDYDSVKETVDSIGGEAVAFELDVRDFEAVRAAIDATADEYGLDILVNNAGLMHNATPMERLDHEELNRLIDVNINGVWNGCAAALPHFKNQGSGSIVNTASLAGIIGSPNYAGYSLTKGAVVNVTRAIAAEAGPEGVRVNAVCPGITETSMPKGNLSAEEWKDVASRMAEEYPLGRLGQPEDVANAVLFLASDEADWITGEALVIDGGYSCA, from the coding sequence ATGCGACTTGCTAACAAGACTGCGTTCATCACCGGAGCAGGATCGGGACTCGGTCGCGCCATAGCGGAGCGATTCGCGGCCGAAGGGGCGACTATCGTGGGTGCCGACGTAGACTACGACAGCGTCAAAGAAACTGTCGACAGCATTGGTGGTGAGGCGGTGGCGTTCGAACTCGACGTCCGTGACTTCGAGGCAGTTCGGGCCGCTATCGACGCGACCGCTGACGAATATGGGCTCGATATCCTCGTGAACAACGCCGGCCTCATGCACAACGCAACACCGATGGAGAGGCTCGACCACGAGGAACTCAACCGTCTCATCGACGTCAATATCAACGGAGTGTGGAACGGCTGTGCGGCTGCGCTTCCGCACTTTAAGAACCAGGGCTCGGGGTCGATCGTCAACACGGCATCGCTGGCAGGTATCATCGGGTCGCCAAACTACGCTGGATACTCGCTGACCAAAGGTGCCGTAGTCAACGTTACCCGTGCTATCGCCGCAGAAGCCGGTCCTGAGGGCGTGCGCGTGAACGCCGTTTGTCCGGGTATCACCGAGACGTCCATGCCGAAGGGTAATCTCTCTGCAGAAGAGTGGAAAGATGTCGCCTCGCGGATGGCAGAGGAGTACCCGCTGGGGCGCCTTGGCCAACCCGAGGACGTCGCAAACGCAGTGTTGTTTCTCGCCAGCGACGAAGCAGACTGGATTACCGGCGAGGCGCTTGTAATTGACGGTGGCTATTCGTGCGCCTGA
- a CDS encoding ABC transporter ATP-binding protein: protein MVLEVANVHASIEGVSVLRGIDVAVEAGETVALIGRNGAGKTSTFRSVMGLRTVDSGTIRFKDENITNWDTFKRKRLGIGFAPENRQLISKLTARENIEMSLWGADKAFDVEARMQSVLDIFPAMEEFLDRDAGNLSGGQQQMVTVARALIANPDLVLLDEPFEGLAPSIKKDLQKSISAIKNELGTTVFIAESQLNHIERVSDRLYVIERGEIIAQTDEPASIRDDETLMQITGGS, encoded by the coding sequence ATGGTGCTGGAAGTGGCAAACGTTCATGCCTCCATCGAGGGGGTCTCCGTCCTCCGGGGAATCGACGTCGCGGTCGAAGCGGGTGAGACAGTCGCCCTCATCGGTCGTAACGGCGCTGGCAAGACGTCGACGTTCCGCTCGGTGATGGGGCTTCGAACGGTTGATAGCGGAACGATTCGGTTCAAAGACGAGAACATCACGAACTGGGATACGTTCAAGCGAAAGCGCCTCGGAATCGGGTTTGCTCCCGAGAACCGACAGCTCATCTCTAAATTAACCGCCCGAGAGAACATCGAGATGTCACTCTGGGGCGCCGACAAAGCGTTCGATGTCGAAGCGCGGATGCAATCCGTTCTCGACATCTTCCCCGCCATGGAGGAATTTCTCGACCGGGACGCAGGAAACCTCTCCGGTGGCCAACAGCAGATGGTCACCGTCGCCCGCGCGCTTATCGCCAATCCCGACCTGGTGTTGCTGGACGAGCCATTCGAAGGACTCGCCCCGAGTATTAAAAAAGACCTCCAGAAGAGCATCTCAGCTATCAAGAACGAACTCGGAACGACCGTGTTCATCGCCGAATCCCAACTCAACCACATCGAACGCGTCTCTGATCGTCTGTACGTCATCGAGCGGGGCGAGATAATCGCACAGACAGACGAGCCTGCGTCGATAAGAGACGACGAAACGTTGATGCAGATAACTGGTGGAAGTTAG
- a CDS encoding enoyl-CoA hydratase/isomerase family protein — protein sequence MTAIGNGHVRVEYDERRADVILDRPEKRNAMNEETVADLTEAITRIDDDDDIRAATLLGNGSVFCAGLQLDMMYEKTASEQDEFQRSFRTLLNAIDESTTPIVAGIKGAGIAGGFELTLPTDLRVLGEKTKYGVIEVTLGVFPHQGSTQLLPRIVGLGKAKELVLTGEYIDPAEAEHCNLVTEVVPEADVDERARLLADDLAEKAPLAIQNALKAFQATFDVPLDEGLATEHRLAMPLYKTHDRTEGFEARLNGRDPEFRGR from the coding sequence ATGACAGCAATAGGAAACGGCCACGTAAGGGTGGAATACGATGAGCGTCGCGCGGACGTGATTCTCGACCGGCCGGAGAAACGCAACGCGATGAACGAGGAAACCGTCGCAGACCTCACCGAAGCGATAACGCGCATCGATGACGACGACGACATCCGTGCCGCCACGCTGTTGGGGAACGGCTCGGTGTTTTGCGCTGGACTCCAACTCGACATGATGTACGAAAAAACGGCCAGCGAACAGGACGAGTTCCAGCGGTCGTTCCGGACGCTACTCAACGCAATCGACGAGTCGACGACGCCCATTGTCGCTGGCATCAAGGGTGCTGGCATCGCTGGCGGCTTCGAATTAACACTCCCGACAGACCTCCGCGTGTTGGGCGAGAAGACCAAGTATGGCGTCATCGAAGTGACTCTCGGAGTCTTTCCCCACCAGGGGTCAACGCAGCTGCTCCCGCGTATCGTCGGCCTCGGGAAAGCGAAAGAACTCGTTTTGACCGGAGAGTACATCGACCCAGCAGAAGCCGAACACTGTAACCTCGTTACCGAGGTCGTCCCGGAAGCCGACGTTGACGAGCGGGCCCGACTGCTGGCTGACGACCTGGCTGAGAAAGCACCGCTTGCCATCCAGAACGCACTGAAAGCGTTCCAGGCGACGTTCGATGTCCCCCTCGATGAGGGGCTGGCGACCGAACACCGACTGGCAATGCCTCTCTACAAGACCCACGACCGTACAGAGGGGTTCGAGGCGCGACTGAACGGGCGTGACCCCGAATTCAGAGGTCGATAA